The genomic window TCAAGGGCAAAAGAGGGAACAAAGAGGATATAGAAAAACGCATTTATGAGATAACTCAAACACGGGAATCCACCCAGCCTGTAAAAAGTCGTACCGGCGGTAGCACCTTCAAAAACCCTGAAGGAAAGAAGGCATGGCAGCTAATTGACGAGGCAGGGTGTAGGGGATTAAAGGTAGGAAATGCACAGGTTTCGGAAAAACACTGTAATTTTTTTATTAATACCGGAAATGCAACGGCAGAAGATATAGAAACATTAGGAGAGGAAGTCCGCAAAAGAGTTAAGGAAAATAGCGGTATCGACCTGCAATGGGAAATTAAAATTATAGGAAATAAGAAGTAATGACTAAAAAGCATGTAGCATTATTGGTTGGCGGATTATCGTCAGAAAGGGAAGTTTCCCTAATGTCCGGCAAGGGTGTTGAAATATCTTTAAAAGAACTCGGCTACAAAGTTACCGTTATTGATGTAGGCAGGGATATTGCAAAAAAACTTGAGCAGGCGGCTCCCGATGTTGCATTTATTGCTTTACACGGCACATACGGAGAAGACGGTTGCATACAGGGTTTGCTTGAATTGACCGGAATACCTTATACCCACTCAGGCGTTATGGCGTCTGCTATAGCTATGAACAAGCTTTTTACCAAGCATATAGGTAGGGATATCGGCATTACATTCCCTAAACATCAGATTTGCACGCCGGAGGAAATAACCGGCGGCAAAATTCAAATTCCAAGACCTTTTGTAATAAAACCAGTAAGTGAGGGTTCTAGCATCTGCACTTATATTGTAAAAGAAGGTGACAAGCTTCCCGAATATGAAGATATAAAACAATATAAACGGTTCCTTGTAGAGCAATATATAAAGGGGCGTGAACTAACCGTAGCCGTTGCAGATTTCGGTTCTTTAGGAGTTCTTGAACTAAAACCCAAGAAAGGTTTTTATGACTACAAGAATAAATATAGCTCAGGCACTACCGATTACCGTATGCCTGCCGATATCGACAAAAACATATATGATGAGGCTATGGAATCGTCATATAAATTACATCAGGCACTTGAGTGCAGAGGCATTACAAGAACCGACCTGATACTTTCGGATAACGGCAACCTGTATTTTCTTGAGATTAATACTCATCCGGGTTTAACGGAATTTTCATTAGTTCCTAAAATTGCAAAACATGCAGGAATGAGTTATGCTCAACTGGTAGAATATCTGGTAGAGAATGCCTCATGCAAGAAGTAGCCAAGAAAAAGAAAAAAACAACAAAGACCAGAAAACGACAGTCACGTCTGTTGCGTCTTTCTTTGTTTTTATGGAAATTGATAAAAATTCCCCAGCTTTCTTTCAGTATAGCCGTATTTATATTTTGTACATGGTTTTATTATTCGGGGCATTATGATTTTGTCAGGCAAAAAGCAATAGATGCAAACGGTTACGTATCGGTAAAATCAGGTCTTGTTTTGAAGGACATATTACTCGAAGGACAGGAATATACACCTAAAGAGGATATCATCGATATCATGACCAAAGCCACTATAGATGATAGCGAACACCTAACTATAGGCGACCCTATTTTAAATATCGACCTAAAACGCATTAGGCGGAAGCTTGAAAATCTTACATGGGTAAAACATGCCTCGGTTGAGCGTCTTTATCCGTCTACTTTAAGCGTAAGTATTATCGAAAGACAGCCAATCGCCCTTTGGCAGCATGACGGTATCGTTCAGTTAATCGATAGTGACGGGAAAGTTATAAATACGCAGGAACTGGAGAAGTTTTCGGATTTAATAATATTGGTAGGAGACGAATCACCTTCGCACATACAGTCATTATTTAATCTGCTTAACAGCCAGCCTGACCTTGCAAAAAGGGTGTCATCGGTAATAAGGGTAGGCAAACGCAGATGGAACGTGAGGTTTATGAACGATGTTGAGGTCAAATTACCTGAAGAAAACGCAAGCAAGGCATGGGCTCACCTTGCACAGTTGCAGCAGGATACGTCTATATTGGATACGGACATCTCAAACATTGACCTACGAATCAAAGACGAGAACAAGATTTTTGTTAAGTAAGTGAAATTAAGGCATTGCTAACTAATATAGTTTTACGTGTTAACTATTTAAGTTAGCACTGCCAAATATTATTTAAACCTATTATTATCTTCTATAATTGAATTTATAAAAAATCACATATATATTATATGAGACTCTAATATCTTGATACATTATGTCTAAATTCAACAGTAACATTATAGCCGTACTAGACATCGGAAGTGCTAAGGTTGCATGCTTTATTGCACGCTTGTCCGGTGACGGGGAACTTAACGTTATCGGCATAGGTCATCAGGTTGCAGAAGGCATAAAATCAGGGGTTATCGTAGATATAAAACAGGCGGAAAATTCTATCCGCTCTGCGGTGGGTGCTGCCGAGGAAATGGCAAAGCTGAATATTGACAGGGTCATAGTTAACGTATCCGGCAACAAGCTGCGGTCGGTGAAAACAAAAATCGACCTGAAAATAAAGGGTAGTGAAATATCCGAACGTGACATCAGTAGAATAATATCCGAAGGTGCTGAAAAATTCAGCACAGATGAGGAGGTAATCCACTGCATACCGGTTGATTATGAGATTGACGGTACGGCAGGCATAAAGAACCCTATAGGCATGTATGCTAATAACCTTGTCGCTAACTTAAATATTGTTACGGTAGCATCATCTAACATTATGAACTTAAATAGCTGCCTTGCCTTATGCCATTTAAATATTGAAGGATATATAGCCTCCCCTTATGCATCTGCCGTGTCCTGCCTGACCGAAGATGAGAAGGAACTCGGGGTTACCCTTATAGATTTTGGTGCCGGCTGCACCTCAATATGCGTGTTCAAGGGCGGCAAGATGATATATCTTGATACCATTGCAGTAGGAGGCAGGCACATAACAAACGATATTGCCATAGGTCTATCTACTACGATTGAGATTGCCGAGAGGGTAAAAACCCTGCACGGAAATGTGTTTAAAGCGGAAAAGGACGAACAGGAAATAATTGACTTGATACCGTCAGGAGTCAATGAAAGTTCCGATATATCACAGGTACAAAAATCAGAACTTATAGCAATTATCAAACCAAGGGCTGAAGAAATACTTGAACTTGTATATAACTCCATCAAAAAGTTCGGTTTCCATAACACGGGCGGCAAGATAGTTATTACAGGCGGTGCAAGCCAGATACGAGGTATGGATGATTTTGTCGAGCAGCATTTATCAAGGGCGGTAAGGGTAGGAACTCCTGAATTTATTGAAGGCATGGCAGAAAGTACACGAGGCTGTTCTTTTGCGACATCTGTAGGAATGCTTAACCTGACAAAAAGGCAAAGAAACAATAAAACTTTTAATCTTAGTAACATAGGAAATAAAGGTTTTGTTGGAAAAGTATTTTTCTGGCTTAGGAATAATTTTTAAGTATGTGGAAACGAAGACCAAGTTTTATCAAACGCCTATTTAACAGGTTACAGCCTGCGTTGCCTTTTTTTGAATGCGTAAAAATGGGTATAAAAGCCCTTATAACAATTACTATTCTTGGTGCTATCGGACATTTTTCGGGACACCCGCTTGTTATAGCACCTTTTGCGGCAAGCTGCATATCTATTTATACGGCTCCAAGGGAAGAGTTTGCCCAACCTATGAACGTAATGGGCGGTTATTTTATAGCGTGTACAATAGGTATATTAGCTTTGGAATTTTTGCCGGATACATGGTGGGTACTGGGGCTAATGCTATCTATTACCATAACATTAATGGCATATTTTAGGGTTACTCACCCTCCGGCTTCAGCAATACCGTTTATCATGTTTATATATCACCACAATGATGATGTTGTTATGAAAGTAATGATACCTGCACTTTTGGGAAGTTTTTGCATGATTGTTATAGCTATTATACTGCATAATTTACCTTTTGCTAAACGTGAGTATCCTAAAAAATGACTTTTATAAACCCCTGCATAAATGCGTCATCGCTTTCATAATCCCTTCGTTTTACCCACAGATTTTCTATCGGATTAGATCCGGAGAATACCCGGCATGATCGGGTTTGTAATCTGGTCCTCATGTTCATTTAGAATCCGATATTAGATACCTACTAACAGGGTTTATCAACAAGTTAACTTTAAGCGACTATTGATAATATTTAGATTTTAAGGCTGATTTTTATATTCTCAATTAATAATTGTATTAGCAAAAATTTTCCAATATCATTGATGCCACTCTTTTAGTATCGTCAAGAGGCTCATATTTCCATTTTTCCCATTTTCCGGTCAACGGTCTTGCACAGCCTTTTTCGTAGAGATTTTGATGGAACCTACGGTGCTTATCGGGAGTAAGGCTTTCGGGTGCGTATATAAACACCGGCTTGCCTGATGAACATGCCTCCGAACACATAGAAATAGAATCACCGCTTGCGATAATTGCGTCTGAAATTGCCAGATAACCGAAATACGGATTTTCGTTAGTGCTGTAATAATCGTGATAATGGAACTTTACCTTTATTTCTTTTTTCAAGACTTGTACGGCATCTTCGCTTGTTCTACGGCTATTAGTTACTAACAATGAGCCTTTTTTATCCTGAAAGAAAAGATTTACTTTATTGGCAAGCTCTTGTGCATGTGCGGCTGTGAATTTGCCTTTTTTAGTATCACCGCCCACCAAAAGTGCAACAAACGGGTCTTGCATATAGGAAAAAGCTTCTTCCCATTTTTGCTTCTTTTTACTTAACACGTCTTTGTTGATGCGGTTTGGTGAGCCTACGGTAGTTACGATACGCCCGCCTGCGGCTATACCGTCATGCTGCGGTACGAATATCATATCGAAATGCCTGTAAGGAAAGCCCGGCCACATAATCTGTATGGCTTTGGTTTTACCTTGCGATACTTTTTTTATGTACCTTGCCACCGGTGCGGTTTTCCTCCCTGCACCAATTACAATGTCCGGCCATGGCGATTTTAACTCCGAACTTTCTTCAACGTCCACACCACGCAGACTTGAACCACGCAATATGTTCGGCCATTTTCCCATTTCATCATACACAACGTCTTTCACTTCAAAAGGCAGCCCCATTGCCTCTGCAACACCCAGAACCTGATTTACATTTCCGGCTCTGTCATCGGCTAACACCCAGATTACCGGTTTCTTTTCGGTCATATAATCTTACCTATCTTATAACAAATCAAAAATACCAGAACGCAAACGCCGTATAAGTTAACCATACGATTATAGCTAAGGGAAGCCCCGCCCTTATAAAGTCTGAAAACTTATGATGCCCAGGTCCCATCACCAATAAGTTGGTCTGGTATCCTATAGGCGTTATGAACGAACAGTTACAAGCAAATATAACTGCATATACGAACATCTCTATAGGAACATTTAACCTTACGGCAACTTCTACCGCAATAGGGGTGAACAAAACAGCACTGGCATTATTGCTCAATACGTTTGTCACCGCAACCATCATTAGAAAAAGTGCCGACATTATAACAAGTGGACTTGCCCCCGACATTAGCGAAACAACGTTTGTCGCAAGATATGATGCACCTCCGGTAGCCTGCAATGCAGTCCCCATAGCAAGTGATGCGGCTACTATCAGTAATATCTGGCTATCCACCGCCCTTCTTGCCTGACGCAGATTTATACAGCCGGTCAGTATAACGGCAGCGGAGCCTGCAAAAGCGGATATTGCGATAGGTACGATATCAAATGCGGCAAGCCCTACGACTAAACCTAAGATAAGTGCCGCCGACTTAGCCTTGCTTCCAGAATGTATTTCTTCGGCAGACCACTCAAGCAGGAGCATATCCTTGCTTTCCCTCAAGCCCATTATATCATTACGTTTACCCATGATAAGCAGCACGTCACCGGCTGCAAGTCGTATCTCGGAAACCCTAGCCCTTATTATCCTTGATTCCCGTTGAATACCAAGCACAACGCAGTTATAATGGTGGTGGAATCCAATCTGCTCCAGATTTCGCCCTATCATTTTAGAGGTAGGTGTAACAACAACTTCCGCAAGGCTTACATCTGACTGTATCGAGGTATCCGAATCGGTATCATCAGCCACTTCTGACGCTCCGGGGTTATTTTGCAATAAACTGCTCGGCTGTTTTGAAAGAAGCTCGGTCAACTCTTTTCTGGTGGCGGAAACCACAAGTATATCCCTTGAACGGATAGTCATATTCTCATCATAAGGAGGCAAAAAGGCATGTTCGCCCCTTTGTACCATACGCACATTTATATCTTTATATTCGGGAAACTTACCCTCTTCCAGCTTTTTACCTACAAAATCAGAATTCCTGTCCACCTCTATCTGTGCGATAAACTGCCTTTCATCATCTCCTACAAGGGATTTTGCGAAAGATGCCCTGTCAGGCAGCAACCTTGGTGCGATGAACAGCACATAAAGCAAGCCGACAAGTGCCATAATTGCCCCCGGCACTGTAAAATCAAAGAATGTCAGGGCTTTATACCCCATCTCCTCAAGCGTGCCTGAAACCAAAAGGTTGGTACTGCTTCCTATCAGCGTCATCATACCGCCTAAAATAGCCGCATATGAAAGAGGTATCATAACCTTACTTACCGACATATTAAGGCTTTTTGACAGAACCGCCAGTATCGGTATGAATATTACCACAACAGGCGTATTATTCAGTATTGCACTGACAAGCATTACAACTACAAGCGAAAGCGATATAGCGACAATCGCACTATTTCCGGATATTTTTGTAATTATATGGGCTATTTCGTTCAACGCCCCGGTCTGCACGACAGCCTGCCCCACCACCAGCAGTCCTATAACCGCTATGAGTGCCTGATTTGAAAATCCTGCTACTATCTTTCCGGTATCAATAAGATCTTTTCCTTCAACATCTTTTAACGGAAAGAAATGGAAGAATAAAAGCAGTAACGAAAAAACAACTATAGATGTTAATTCAAGAGGAATCTTATCAATAGCGTATGCGACCATTGTCACCGCTATCAAAATCAGAACGAACCACATATGATACGCATCATATTGCGTAATATCAAAAATACTGAACATTTCTTTTAGTTTTCACTCAAATAAAACTTATCAACAAAGTCAGGACAATATATCAGAAGAAACAATTTTACAAGAACTACCGCCTAAATACATCATTTTTACAACACAAATATTGTATTGTAAAAACAACAAAACTTATGTTATAAGCTTGCACAGCCTTCTAATTGAGCAAAAATAAAAGCCACATGCAAACTATACGTTCGCTCTTAGCGACTTCAAGAAAAAAACTTAAAAACGCACAGATACCGTCTTATTCATTAGATGCCTATCTGCTAATGTCGCATGTCCTTAAAATATCAAAAGAGGAAATTTTTTGCTATCCCATGCGTATATTATCCCAAAACGAGGAGCGACATTTTAACGAACTGGTGCAAAGGCGTGCTGCACGAGAGCCTATTTCCCACATACTGGGCATACGTGAATTTTGGGGAAAAGAGTTTATAGTTAACAAGAAAACGCTAGACCCCCGCCCCGATTCGGAAAGCCTGATAGAACAGGTACTGGAACTATATGATAATAATCCGCCCGCCAAGATACTTGATCTTGGAACCGGAACAGGTTGCCTTTTATTGACTTTACTATCCGAGTTTACCGACTCCGAGGGTGTCGGAGCGGATATAAGTGAGGCTGCAATTTCGGTTGCAAAAGAAAATTCATTGAAATTAGGTCTTGCCAAACGTAGTAGTTTTGTAGTAAGTAATTGGGGTAAGAGTATTAAGGGTAATTATGACCTTATAATAAGCAATCCTCCATATATAAAATATTCGGATATTGAAGGTCTGGAACCTGAAGTTTCCAAGTACGAGCCGATACAAGCATTAGACGGCGGTAAGACCGGACTTGAATGTTATATTGAATTAGCTCCACAGATTTTTAATTTATTATGCGAAGGCGGATTTGCAGTATTTGAGCATGGCATCGGTCAGGAAACCGAGATAAGGGAGATTCTGGAAAATAATAATCTTAGTTTTGTTAATTACAAACAGGATTTAGCCGGTATTAACAGATGTATTACCGTACGCAGGCAAAAACTACATTAATTCAAGAATACCCGAAAAAAATTACCGGATTTAGGTACTATGAAAAACAATTATGTTAAAAATAATCAGGATTTTATATGGCAATTATGAGAAACCGTTCGCCACGCAATAGCAATGGCAAAAACAGAAGTGGAAGTGGAAGGCAAAACGGGGGTAAGCGTAATAACCATTCTAACAATTCTGCAAATCTTACCTCTGTAAAAACAAACTATGAAAAATATACGGAAAAGGCAAAGGAAGCAAGGTCTTCAGGTGACAGGGTTTCAGCAGAAAATTATTTACAATACGCCGATCATTACAAAAGGATTCTTATAGAGGCCGAAGAAAGAAAGGAATCTGTTCAGGCAGCAGAATACGAAAATATCCAAACAGAAGAAAAAAGAGCAGAAATTAATAGCCAACAACTTGAAAATCCAGACAATTCAACCGATATTATAGCTGAGAGAAAAAACAATACTTCTCAGAAAGAATTAAAAGAAGGCAACGCAAGTTAAGTTTTGTGCTTGCAAAAAGTGATTTTCCTCGTTAAAAAGCTTTCTTCAGGATTTTTTATCTTGTTTTTATATTACGGACAGGTGGCCGAGTGGCTGAAGGCGCCTCCCTGCTAAGGAGGTATACGGGTAACTGTATCGAGGGTTCGAATCCCTCTCTGTCCGCCATTATCTTATTAGATAACCGCTCTCTGCTACGAATTTTTGATTCCTTGTAGGGCTGTAAAGCCCAGTGTGAGCAAGGGTTTTCGGACTTTCCTTTTCATTTCACCCTCTCTTTTTCAAAACTATATTTGATAAAAAAAACACCATTTTAGCCAATTTCCTCTCTCTTTCTCTGTTTCAGGGTATCTTTTGGATTTTCGGTGACCCTATATTTTACAAGGGTTATAGCGTTTTGGTTCGAAAGTGGTAAAGCGGTCGGGTGAGTGTAACTGACAAAATATTATGAAGTAACATTTATATCATAGGAGCGTCATGTACATTCTGTGTTAGAAAATACACTTTGTAGTATTTATTTTTTAAATCGGATTTGCAACGATTCTTCTAACTCTTCTTCCTCTTCGTATTCTTCAAGGTCTTGGGTTACGGTAATTATCGTAAGTGTTTTACCATAATTGCCTAATCCGATTACGTCTTCTTGTATTTCCAAATCATACTCCCCACACCAATCGGAAAGAATGCCTGAATTACTATTTTCTTCAGTAGTACAATTGCCTATGTATTTAGCATTAAATGTCTTTGTTAAGGCGCTTGTCGGAATACTATTACCTTTTCTAATCCACTCTATATCAGGGAATTGTTTTAATGTTTCTGACATAAAGGCATAATCTATATTATTGCCTTCTGAAACAATAATTGCACATGCTTCTTCTGCAAATTCTGTATAGCGAATTGCTGTGGCTAGAATGGAAGTCCTACAAAGACTAGCTAACTTTTTTATTGCTGTTAACCCCTCTCCATTTTTACGTATAGCTCTTTGAAAAAGCTCACTGGGCATTAGTAATGCTGAGGCAAAATTATCTGCTTCTATTTCATACGGATCTTGTGACGTAAAACCTGACTCAGATATATGCATACCATCCCCATTTGGTAGAACTCGTTCAATATGTCCATCTAATATATAATGCCCTATTTCATGGGCTATGCTGAACCTTTGAAAACCATCATTTTCAATATGAGTGGCATACATAATGCCAAAATCATTCCCTTGTTTTAGTAACATGCCAGAAACACCAGAGGCATTTTTAGGTTTCGCTTGAACTAAAATATCAAGTTTTTTTGCTATACCATCTAAATCTACAGGAAGTTCATAAAAATTGTTTTCTTTTAGAAAATGTTCAGCCTTGCGTTGTACCATAACACATCGATCTTTTTTATTTATCATCATTTTTATTATTTCTCTCCCCTAACATTTGTAAGAAATTTTCAGCCAATTCCATATCTTCACTACTAAAATTCTCTACATGACGAGCTAATTTAGCTGCTACTTCACCATGTGCAAATGGGTCATCGCTACGCCCTAAAAGATAGTCTATTGTGACATCTAACCCATTAGCTAGTTTCCGTAAATTATCGAATGATGCTTTTCTTGATCCAGTCTCAAAATGTGAAATAGCTGATGGTTGCAACCCTGTTTTTTTTGCAAGAGCACCTTGACTTAATCCTCTTAATTCTTCACGAGCCGTTTTGAGTCGTTCGGCAAAAACATTGGACTCTTTATTCATGTGGACGACTCCGTAATATAATATTTGACAATATCGTATATATCATGCTATATACGATAGCGTAATATTTTATATTACATATTTTTGCAACTGACAATAAGGATTTTTATTATTATGGCCAATAAACGAAAATGTGAGGTTACCGGAAAGAAAGCAGGGACAGCAGCATCTAGGGTATTACGTAATCCCAAATCAAGTAAAACTGCAAAAACGGCAGCAGCGTCAGCTTTAACACAACGTCCAAATAGAAAGAAAAAATGAAATTTTAAACACTATTCAACAAAAATATTATTTAATACAAGGTGGATAAAACTTTATGTCCGGGGACATATATTTAAACAATGTTATCAAAAAGTATGCCGTAAATATTTCTAATGCGCAAAATGCAGGGCAATTAATGTATCCCATTTTACAGCGTTGGGGCAATGGTTATATGGTAAAAGCAGAGTTTTCCGGATCTTTATCCAAAGGAACCGCAATTTCAATTGGTACTGATGCTGATATTTTTCTTTCGATGTCATCCAGCACTCCAGGAACATTGGCAGATCTTTATAACACTCTTCACAATGCTATATCTCAGGCAGGGTATGAAACAAGACGACAGAACGTCTCAATTGGAACAACTGTGAATGGATACAAAGTAGATTTGGTTCCAGCCCGCCGTCAATCTCAATATGGTAATGACCATAGTCTATATCTACGTAAAGCTGCTAGTTATACGAAAACCAACATTAACACCCATATAACATACGTTGCTAACAGTAATAGGTTATCAGAGATAAAATTAGCAAAAATATGGTGTCAACTGCATCAGTTAGACTTCCCTTCTTTTTATCTTGAGATGTCCGTTATTGATTCACTGAAATATGCAAGGAGCGGTAATATTTCTACAAATTTTTTGACTGTACTAGAGTTTATTAGTAATAATTTAACAGCAACCCAATATGTGGATCCAGCAAATACTAACAATATCATCTCAAATGATTTAACTTATTCAGAAAAATTAACTATTGCAAACAAAGCTAAATTATCAAGAAGTCAGAAAAACTGGGGGAGCATCGTTTGGTAAAATGAATAAGGCAAAAATCACTTCTAACACCGATGGAAAATCATTTCTTTGTTCCGCATTTTCTGCAGAACAAGAACTTCTTAAGGTGAAACTAAATTTTTCTTCCGTGTCCATTACACATGATGGAGTGATGGGTGATGTAAATGAACAGCATTTCATAGAGGTGTTGAGGAAATACCTTCCAAATCGTTATGCAATAGATAGTGCAGTTGTAATAGACTCAAATGGATACTCTAGTGATCAAATTGATATAGTGATTTTTGATAAGCAGTATACTCCGACTTTATTTGATCAACATAATCATCGGTTTGTACCAGCGGAAGCTGTTTATGGCATATTTGAAGTAAAACCAACGGTTAACAAAGAGTATCTTGAGTATGCAGCAGAAAAAGCAGAATCAGTTCGTATTCTAGAAAGGACTAGCGTTGCAATTACGCATGCAGCAGGAGAATCTCCACCAAGAGAATTATTCCCAATTCTTTCAGGGATAATTGCAGTTAATGTAGAGTGGACAAAAGGGTTCAATAGCAACGCATTTATAGATAATCATAGCTTATTAAATGGCAACAAGTTAATTAATTGTGGCTTAGCGGTGTCTGGTGGGTGTTTTGATGATTTTGGAGAAAAATTAGAAATATGTCCTACAAATAATTCTTTGGGGTATTTTATGTTCCGACTTCTTCAAAAACTACAGGGACTTGGCACTGTTCCTGCGGTAGATTGGAATAAATATGCACTTGTTATGAAGGCTTAATGTTTTCACAAGTGATTTTCTTAGGAAGAATTAAATCCAAACATTTCCTTTTGCTCCTGCCATAAATCAGGAATAGGTTTATCCATAAAATCCTGGAGCTTTAGATTGCGAGGCTGCTTGCCTTCTAGAATGGAAACAATTATATAAGGCGATAGATAATTTAGGCGTGTTATTTTTCTAAAGTATGACAAGCCTACTTTTTCTCTTGCGGCCAGTTCTGTTATTGTTAAGTTGTTATCCATCTTGAGCGTCTGCTGCCATTTATATGCCTTGGCAATGGCATTGATGAGCTTTTGATCGTAATTGTAAGAATCATTTTTGCGCACACCATTTGGCAAGATCACCATGGCAGCACCACCACGTTTTTTGATTTTCATTGGTATAAATATGCTTACAGTTTTATCATCAATCTTTTTATATATTGTGCTCATTATGCCGCCTCCAGTTCTTGTTTAAGTAAATTGATTCCATCTGAATGTATGGTGATATCGATGCCTTTTGGTGTTATTATTACGCCTCTGATAAGTAAGTGTATGATGCGCGATTGCTCCGATGGAAATAGCTCACCCCAGACTTTATCTATATTTTGCAGGCCAGATATCACCTGAGTATCTGGCAATTCACCTGAGGTGGCAGCAAGAGTGCGCGCTGTAATTTCAGGAGATGATAGTAATTGTAATACCTGATCTATAACAACCTGCTCGGCTTCTGATGCTGATATTGTTCCAACAGGGCATTTCTCATTTACGCCGCGCTGTTTTGCCGAGCAGACATAATAGCGATAACGTTTGCCTTTTTTATTGGTATAGGTTGGAGTCATAACGGTTCCACAGAATCCACAAGAAAATATGCCCTTGAGCAGTGGTGGTTTGCTAATTCGTGAGGTTGGCTTTGTGACTTTGTCGTTTTTCCGCTTAAATATGGACTGCGCTTT from Pseudomonadota bacterium includes these protein-coding regions:
- a CDS encoding helix-turn-helix transcriptional regulator, with translation MNKESNVFAERLKTAREELRGLSQGALAKKTGLQPSAISHFETGSRKASFDNLRKLANGLDVTIDYLLGRSDDPFAHGEVAAKLARHVENFSSEDMELAENFLQMLGERNNKNDDK
- a CDS encoding nucleotidyltransferase → MSGDIYLNNVIKKYAVNISNAQNAGQLMYPILQRWGNGYMVKAEFSGSLSKGTAISIGTDADIFLSMSSSTPGTLADLYNTLHNAISQAGYETRRQNVSIGTTVNGYKVDLVPARRQSQYGNDHSLYLRKAASYTKTNINTHITYVANSNRLSEIKLAKIWCQLHQLDFPSFYLEMSVIDSLKYARSGNISTNFLTVLEFISNNLTATQYVDPANTNNIISNDLTYSEKLTIANKAKLSRSQKNWGSIVW
- a CDS encoding ImmA/IrrE family metallo-endopeptidase, with the translated sequence MMINKKDRCVMVQRKAEHFLKENNFYELPVDLDGIAKKLDILVQAKPKNASGVSGMLLKQGNDFGIMYATHIENDGFQRFSIAHEIGHYILDGHIERVLPNGDGMHISESGFTSQDPYEIEADNFASALLMPSELFQRAIRKNGEGLTAIKKLASLCRTSILATAIRYTEFAEEACAIIVSEGNNIDYAFMSETLKQFPDIEWIRKGNSIPTSALTKTFNAKYIGNCTTEENSNSGILSDWCGEYDLEIQEDVIGLGNYGKTLTIITVTQDLEEYEEEEELEESLQIRFKK
- a CDS encoding DUF4167 domain-containing protein, with protein sequence MAIMRNRSPRNSNGKNRSGSGRQNGGKRNNHSNNSANLTSVKTNYEKYTEKAKEARSSGDRVSAENYLQYADHYKRILIEAEERKESVQAAEYENIQTEEKRAEINSQQLENPDNSTDIIAERKNNTSQKELKEGNAS